Part of the Kitasatospora sp. NBC_00374 genome is shown below.
ACCAGAAGCCCGGCCCGTCGGGGGCGGCGCCGCGGAAGGCGACCGCGGAGTCGTCGGGGACGTAGGAGGCCACCCGGGCCCGGTGGGCGGCCGAGATCAGCGGCCCCATCTCGGTCTTCTCGTCCGTCGGGTCGCCGACCCGCACACCCCGGACGGCCTGCTCGAACAGGGCCATGAACTCGTCGAAGGCGGACTCCTCGACCAGGATCCGGGAGCGCGCGCAGCAGTCCTGCCCGGCGTTGTCGAAGACCGCGTAGGGCGCGGTGGCGGCGGCCCTGGCGAGGTCGGCGTCGGCGAAGACGATGTTCGCGCTCTTGCCGCCGAGCTCCAGGGTGACCGGCTTCACCTGGTCCGCGCAGCCGGCCATGATGCCCTTGCCGACGGCGGTGGAGCCGGTGAAGACCACCTTGCGGACGTCGGGGTGGGTGACGAACCGCTGTCCGACCACCGGTCCGCGGCCGGGCAGGATCTGCAGGACGTGCTCGGGCAGACCGGCCTGAAGGGCGAGTTCGCCCAGGCGCAGCGCGGTCAGCGGGGTGAGCTCGGCGGGCTTGACGATCACGGTGTTGCCGGCGGCGAGGGCCGGGGCGAAGCCCCAGGCGGCGACCGGCATCGGGAAGTTCCACGGGACGATGACCCCGACCACGCCCAGCGGCTCCTGGAAGGTGACGTCGAGTCCGCCGGCCACCGGGATCTGCCGGCCGAACAGGCGCTCGGGGGCGGCGGCGTAGTACTCGATCACGTCGCGGGCGTTGCCCGCCTCCCAGCGGGCGTTGCCCACGGTGTGCCCGGCGTTGGCGACCTCCAGGGCCGCCAGGTGCTCGCGGTCGGCGTCGACGGCGGCGGCGAAGGCCCGCAGCAGCCGGGCCCGGTCGGCGGGGGCGACCCTGCGCCAGCCGTCGAAGGCGGCCCTGGCCCGGGCCACGGCGGCGTCGGTCTCGGCGAGCGAGGCCAGTTCGACGGTGGTGATCACCTCCTCGGTGGCCGGGTTGATCACCTGGTAGTGGTCGGGATCGGTCATCTGGCTGCCTCCTTGCAGCTGGCCGCGGTGAACGCGTCGAACAGTCGCGGGTCGTCCGGGTCGGTCTCGGGGTGCCACTGGACGGCCACCGCGAAGGACCGGTCGGGCAGTTCGAGGGCCTCGACGGTCTCGTCGGCGCTCCAGGCGGTGGCCCGCAGTCCGCTGCCGATCCGGCCGACCGCCTGGTGGTGGTAGCAGGACACCTGCGCCGAGGGGCCGAGGATCTCGCCGAGGCGGCTCTCCGGCCGGACCACCACGCCCTGCCGGACGTAGGTGGCCGGCAGGGTCTGGTGGCTCTCGTCGGGCAGGTGCTGGACGAGGTCGCCGCCGAGGGCGACGTTGAGCAGCTGCATGCCCCGGCAGATGCCGAGGACCGGCAGGTCGCGGTCGAGGGCGGCCGCCAGCAGCTCGAACTCCCAGGCGTCCCTGGCCGGGTGGGGCCGGCCGGTGCGCGGGTGCGGGTCGGCTCCGTAGCGGGCGGGGTCGATGTCGGAGCCGCCGGCCAGCAGCAGCCCGTCGAGCGCGCCGACCAGCCGCTGGACGCCGCCGCCCTGGGGCGGGAGCAGGACGGGGGTGCCCCCGGCCCGGGAGACGGCGTCGAGGTAGGTCTGCGGCAGGACGGCCGCGCTCTGGCGCCAGACGCCCCAGGCCGCCTCGTCCAGGTAGCTGGTGATGCCGATCAGGGGGCGCACGCTCACAGCCGCTCGAATCCGCGGCGCCGCTCCCAGTCGGTCACCGCCGCGTCGTAGGCGGCCAGTTCGGTCCGGCCGGCGTGGGTGTAGTGCTGGACGACCTCCTTGCCGAAGGCCTCGGCGGCGACCTCGCTGCGTTCGAAGGCCTCCACCGCGTCGCGCAGCGTGGACGGCACCCGGGGGGCGTCGGAGGCGTACGCGTTGCCGGTGAACTCCGCTTCCAGCGGCAGTTGGTGCTCGACGCCGTGCAGGCCGGCGGCGATCAGGGCGGCCACCGCGAGGTACGGGTTGACGTCGCCGCCGGGGACGCGGTTCTCGAACCGCAGGGAGGGGCCGTGGCCGACCACCCGCAGGGCGCAGGTGCGGTTGTCCCGTCCCCAGGCGACGGCGGTGGGGGCGAAGCTGCCCGGCACGTACCGCTTGTAGGAGTTGACGGTCGGCGCGAGCAGCAGCGAGAAGTCGGCCAGGCAGGCGAGCTGTCCGGCCAGGAAGTGCTCCATGGTGCGGGAGAAGCCGTTCGGCCCGTCCCCCGCCATCACCGGCCGGCCCTGCTCGTCGCGCAGGCTGAGGTGGATGTGGCAGGAGTTGCCCTCGCGCTCGTTGTACTTCGCCATGAAGGTGAGGCTGACGCCCTCCTGCGAGGCGATCTCCTTGGCGCCGGTCTTGTAGACGGAGTGGTCGTCGCAGGTGGTCAGCGCCTCGCCGTACTTGAAGGCGATCTCGTGCTGGCCGGGGTTGCACTCGCCCTTGGCGGACTCCACGGTGAGGCCGGCGCCGGCCATGCTGTTGCGCAGCCGGCGCAGCAGCGGCTCGATCCGGGAGGTGCCGAGGATGGAGTAGTCGACGTTGTACTGGTTGACCGGGGTGAGGCCGTGGTACGCCTTGTCCCAGGCCTGCTCGTAGCTGTCCCGGAAGACGATGAACTCCAGCTCGGTGCCGACGTAGGCGCTCCAGCCGTAGCCGGCCAGCCGCTCCAGCTGGCGGCGCAGGATCTGCCGCGGCGAGACGGTGACCGGCTTGCCGTCGTGGTGGTGCACGTCGCACTGGACCATCACGGTGGCGGGGTGCCAGGGCACCATCCGCAGGGTGTCGAGGTCGGGGGTGAGGACGAGGTCGCCGTAGCCGCTCTCCCAGGAGGAGATCTGGTAGCCGTCCACGGTGTTCATGTCGATGTCGACGGCCAGCAGGTAGCCGCAGCCCTCGGCGGCGTTCGGGACGACGTCGCTGAGGAAGTAGTCGGCGGCCACCCGCTTGCCCTGGAGACGGCCCTGCATGTCGGTCATGGCCAGCACGACGGTGTCGATGCTCCCGTCGGCGACCAGCTGCCGCAGCCGGTCGAGGGTGAGCCGGGACGCACTCATCGGGTCTCCAATTCGTCGGCCGGGGAGGCCTGGTGGTCCGGCAGTTCCTGGCTGCCGGCGGCGGGGCCGTCGTGGATCCGGGGGCCGGTGAACCAGTGCCGGGCGGAGACCAGCCACCACAGGCCGGCGAACCCGAGCACCACGCCGACCGCCACGGGCGTGTAGTTGAAGCTGACGGCGGTGACCGGGCTGACGGTGGGCAGCATGAACAGCACGGTGATCACCGCTGTCCAGCCGACCGCGACGCAGCCGATGATCCTGCTCCAGCGGCCCAGATGCCAGGGACCACGCGGGAAGTCGTCGCCCTGGCGAAGGCGGAGGAACACCGGGATCACGTACGAGATGTAGAGGCCGATCACCGAGATCGAGGTGACCGCCGCGTAGGCGGTGGTGTTCCACAGCACCGGCAGGGCGAGCAGCAGGGCGCCGCCGGTGGCCAGCCAGACGGCGCTGGTGGGCGTCTGGGTGCGGGGGTTGATCCGGTGCCAGAGGCGGGCGCCGGGCAGTGCGCCGTCCCGCGAGAAGGCGTAGATCATCCGGGAGTTGGCGGTGACCGAGGCCATACCGCAGAAGAACTGGGCGCCGATCACGATCAGCAGGAGCAGTTTGGCGCCGGTCGGGCCGATCGCGTCGATGAAGATCTGCGCGGGCGGCACGCCGGTGGAGCTGCCGAGCGCCCCGTCGTAGTCCCGGATCGCGAAGGTGATGCCGAGCAGCAGGATCCAGCCGGCCACCAGCGAGACCACGATGGCGTTGACGATGCCGCGCGGGCCGGAGCGGGCCGCGTCGTGGGTCTCCTCGGTCATGTGCGCGGAGGCGTCGTAGCCGGTGAGGGTGTACTGGGCCAGCAGCAGGCCGAGCATGCCGACGTAGAAGCCGTTCTGGAAGCCGGTGTTGTTGACGAACTCGGTGAACACGAACGAGGCGGAGGCGTGGTGGTCGGGCAGCAGCGCCAGCGCGCCGACGATCACCGCGACACCGACCAGGTGCCACCAGACGCTGACGCTGTTGAGCAGGGCGACCAGCTTGACGCCGCGGGTGTTGAGCAGTCCGTGCAGCAGCAGGATCACCACGAAGATCGTGACCGTGTGGCCGGTGCTGGCGGTGAATCCGAACTGCAGGTCGAGGAAGGCGTTGGTGAAGAACGCGGCGCCGTAGTCGACGCCGGCGGTGACGGCGACCTGGCCCATGAAGTTGAACCAGCCGGTGAACCAGGAGGCGGCGGGGCCCTTGGTGCGGGCCAGCCTGGCGGCCCAGTAGTAGAGACCGCCGGCGGTCGGGTAGCTGGAACAGATCTCCGCCATCGCGAGGCCGACGCAGAGCGTCATCAGGCCGACCAGCGGCCAGCCCCAGGTGATCATGGCGGGCCCGCCGGTGTTCATGCCCATCCCGTAGAGGGTGAGGCAGCCGGAGAGGACGGAGACGATCGAGAAGGAGACCGCGAAGTTGGAGAAGCCCGACATCGAGCGGGCGAGCTCCTGGGTGTAGCCGAGTTCGCGCAGCCGGCGTTCGTCCTCGGAAAGCACGGCGGGGTCGGACGCGGTTGCCCGCTCGGACATAGTGGCGGAACCGGCAGGAAACACCGGTCTGGCAGTCTGCTCGGCCGGGCTGGAGCCGGCCTGGTGTTCGGACGTCATGCGCACCCCTGGGGAATGAGGCGGGACCGACACGCGCACCCACGTCGTCGTGGTGCGCCCTCCTTGCGCTCAATGGCCCGGAAGCAGACCATTGGGCTGTGCCGAGCATCGTTCACCCCGGGCCACCCCGCCGTCAAGAGGACTCCCCCGCCCGTTTCCCGCTCGCACCTGGGTACGATCCCCTCGTGGAGGAAGCACTGTTGGACCGGCAGCTCGGCACCGTGTTCCGCCCCGTGCGCACCGGCAACGCCTTCGAGGAGACCGTCGAACGGATCCTCCAGGCGATCAAGCTCGGCGTGATCGGCCACGGGGACCGGCTCCCCGCCGAACGCGACCTCGCCGCACGCCTGGGCGTCAGCCGCGAAACCCTGCGCGAGGCCCTGCGCTCCCTCCAGCAGGCCGGCTTCGTCGAGGCGCGACGCGGCCGCTACGGCGGCACCTTCGTCACCTACCGGCTGCCCGCACCCGACGTCGACGAGCTCCGCCGGGCCGCCGACGACCTGGGCGCCGAGCTGGAGGACGCCCTCACCCTGCGCCTCGTCCTGGAGACCGGCGCCGCCGAGCTGGCCGCCAGACGCGAGCTCTCCGAGGAGCAGCGCGGCTACCTGCTGCAGCGCCTCGCGGACGCGGACGGGGCGAGCCCCGAGGAGTACCGGCAGTGCGACTCCCGCTTCCACCTCGCGATCGGCGAGCTGACCGGCTCCCCCTCGCTGGCCGCCAGCATCACCGAGGCCCGGATCCGGCTGAACGACCTGCTGAACGCCATCCCGATGCTCGGCCGCAACATCGACCACGCCTCCGAGCAGCACGGTGCGATGGCCCGGGCCATCCTCACCGGCGACGCCCCCGCCGCCCGCCGCGCCACCGAGGAGCACCTGGAGGCGACCGCCACCCTGCTGCGGGCCTTCCTCGGCTGAGTCCCGCCGAGTCCCGCGCCGCACGGCCCGGCCCACCGCCCGGCGCGGCCCCCGGGTGGCACAGTGGGGCGATGGACTACGTTTCCCACTTCCGCCGTGAGGTCCGGGCGTTCGAGGTCGCGGTCCGACGGGCCGCCGGACGGGAGACGGTGCCGCTGGTCCCGTCCTGTCCCGGCTGGTCGGTGTCCGACCTCGTGCTCCACCTGGGCTCGGTGCACCGGGTGGTGACCCACGTCATCCGGGACCGGCCGAGCCGCGTCCCGGACGCCACCGACCTCGGCTTCCTCCGGCTCCCCGAGGACACCGACGGCTGGCCCGCCCCGGAGCACCAGCCGAACCTGGGGCCGGTGCCGCCGGGCCTGGGCGACTGGTTCACCGCCGGGGCAGCGGAGTTGGCCGCGCTGTTCACCGACCGCGACCCCGCCGAGGAGGTGTGGACCTGGTCGCCGGAGCGCAGCGTCGGGTTCTGGCAGCGGATGCAGGCCATCGAGGCCGCCGTGCACCGCTGGGACGCCGAGGACGCGGCCGGCACCGCACGGCCCGTCGACGCCGCACTCGCCCGCGACGCCGTCGCGCAGACCTTCACCGTGATGGCCCCCGCGCGCCGGTCCTGGCGCCAGGCCCCACCCGGATCGGGCGAACGCTACCGCCTCCGCGAGAGCGACGGCCCGGGCCGCTGGACGGCCCACTTCGACGGCTCGCAGGTCCTTCTCGGTGACGGCGCCGACCGGTACGACGTCGAGCTCGCCGGCACCGCCTCCGACCTGATGCTCTTCCTGTGGGGCCGCCTCCCGGCCGACCGCCTCGCCGTCACCGGCGACCGGGCCGTCCTGGACCGCTACTTCACCCTCGTCCCACCCGTGTGACCCGCCGGACGGTGCTGCGCGGAGCGTACGCCGCCGAGACGGCGATCGAACAGGCGGTCCGGGCACCGCACGGCGCGCTCCACCCACAGGACTGAGCCCGGGCCGGAACACGCGCTGACGGGAACTCAGATCGGGCGTGTCGCAGAGTGTTCGGGCTCCGGGAGCTCGCCACGGCTGCGGCCGCCCGACCCGACCGTTCGCCGGCGCGAGCGGGAGGGCCCGGCTCCGATCGATTCACCTCCCGCCGGGCGGTGGATTCCCGGAGCCGTCCCAACGGTCCGACCGGCCGGCACCGGACGGCCCGCGACGGCATCCTCCCCCGGCGGGTCGGCGGCGGCACGGACCGGGCGGATCGGCAGGCCGAGCAGCAGGCCGAGCGTGATCCACAGATAGGCGCTGCCGCCGACCAGTCCGCCCACGCCGCCGGTGTCGAACCGCCAGAGCCACACCACGCTGCTGCAGAGCAGGACGTACCCGGTGACCGCCGCGGTGAGCAGCCGGCGGCGGCGCGCGGAGTCGGCCGGCTCGCGCAGCCCGGCCTCCGCGAGCAGGAGCAGCGCCGGCAGCGCCCACACCAGATGGTGCACCCAGGTAATCGGGCTGATCAGGCAGGCGGCCAGCCCGGTCAGTGCGAAGCCGCCGGCCTCGTCGCCGGCCGCCGCGGCCCGGTGCACCCGGTACCCCCAGACGGCGAGCACGCACAGCACCGCCAGGCCCCAGACCGCGCGGCCCGGCAGGTCCGGGGCAAGCCTGACGATCATGCCCTGGAGGGACTGGTTGGACACGTACCCGAGCGAGCCGACCCGGTCGGTGTGCCACAGCAGATCGGTCCAGAAGGCGTAGGAGGCCTCGGGATCCGCCATCCGGCCGAGCAGGGTCGCGGCCGCCGCCGTGCCGGTCGCGACCAGCGCGGCGCGGCGGCGCCGGGTGACGGCGAGGTAGAGGATGAACACCGCGGGCGTCAGCTTGAACGCGGCGGCCAGCCCGATCCCGATCCCCGCGTACCGGCTGCGCCGCCGGCCGGCGTCGCCGTCCTCGCGGCCGGGCGCGGCCCCGCCGCGGGCGCCCGCCAGCAGCCGCCAGTCGGCCAGCACCAGGGCGACCAGCAGCAGGTTGACCTGGCCGAAGCTGAAGGTGTCCCGGACGGGTTCGAGCAGGCCGAACAGGCAGCCGGCCACCCCGAACGCGAACCAGCGGTTCCAGCCCATGCGCCGGGCGACCGGGTCGACCAGCCAGCGCAGCAGCGCGGCCGCGGCCAGCGCGCTCAGCACGACGCTGATCGCGACGGCGGTGTGCCAGCCCACCAGGGCCATCGGCAGCATGCAGACCGCGGCGAACGGCGGATAGGTGAAGCCCATCGTGCTGTTGGGGTGCACGTAGTCGTACAGCGGGCCGCCGTCGGTCCAGTGCCGGACGGTCCCGTAGTAGACACCGACGTCGAACCAGCCGCGGTGGCCCGGGATCACGGCCAGGAAGAGCCCGGTCGCACCGGCCAGCGCGAGCAGGACCACGGCCCGGCGCCCGGTGGCGGGCAGCCTCACCACGGCGATCCCCCCGGCGTCTCCAGGGCCAGCGGTGCGGTCCGGCCGCCCGGGAGCAGCCGCAGGCAGGACAGCGCCAGCAGCCCGCCGGCGACGGCCGCCGCCAACTCCGAGGGCTCGGGCGGGAACCCGCTCGGAAGCACGGCCAGCGCGAGCACCCCGCTGGCGGGCGCCGCCCAGCGGCGTATTCGCCCGCCGGTCGCGGCCCCCGCGAGCACGACCACGCCCCACAGCGCGTACCAGGGCCGCAGCGCCGGGCCGAGCACCACCACCGCGGCCAGGCTCAGCCCCAACGCGTGGACGGGGGCGGGCCGGTCCCGTCCGGTCCACAGGTACAGCAGCACCAGCAGCGCGCCGGCCAGGCCCAGCCAACGCCACAGCGGCACCGCCGACTCGGCCGGCCCGGCCCCGAGCGCGGCCGCCAGAGCGTCGGTGGCCCGGCCGAGGGCGCTGGTCACCGACCAGTTCCCGGCCGAGACCGGGGTACCGAGGGCACGTACCCAGCCGTAGCCGGTGCCGGTCGCGGCGGTCACCGCGGCCGCCGTGCCGAGTGCGACCGCGAGCGTGGCCGAGGCCGCGCGGACCGTCCGGGCGCGCCCCCGCAGCCGGTCGGCCCACAGCACCGCCACCGGCAGCAGTCCCAGCGCGGCCGGGGCCTTGACCAGTGCGGCGAGCGTGACGACCCCGGCGGCCCAGACCGGGCGCCGGGTCAGCGCGAGAACCAGCCCGGCGACCAGCAGCCCGAGCATCACCGCGTCGTTGTGCGCCCCCGCGATCAGGTGCAGCAGCAGCAGCGGGTTGAGCGCACCGAGCCACAGCGCCACGCCGGGGTCCACCCCGCAGGCCCGGGCCAGCCGCGGGGTCAGCCAGACCAGCAGAGCGACCCCGAGCAGGGCCACCACCCGCAGACCGACGACCCCGAGGTACACCCCCTGCCCGGCCTGCCGGGCCACCGCGCCGGCCAGCGCCAGGAACACCGGCCCGTACGGCGCCGGGGTGGACTGCCAGACGGCGGGGACCTCCTCGGCCAGCGGTCCGCCCAGGTCGGCCGGGCCGTGGGTGTAGACGTCGAGGCCGCCGTCGATCATCGCGCCCTGCGCCAGGTAGCTGTAGACGTCCCGGCTGAACAGCGGCGGCCCGGCCAGCAGCGGCGCCGCCCACAGCGCCAGCGTCAGAACCAGCGAACGCGGCCCCGGCGGCCGCGGGCCGCGCAGCGCCCGCCCCAGCCGCAGCCAGCCGGCGACGAGCAGGACGAGCCCGAAGTACGCGGCCAGCAGCCCGAGTCGGGGATGCCCGCGGAGCGGTCCGTAGGACACCCCGATCGGAAGCGCCCCCGCGGCCAGGCCACCGACCGCGAGGACCGCCGTGCCCGCGAATCCGAGCGTCCGGCACCAGTACGGGTCAGTGGCCACACCCCGGATCGGCATGCGGACACGCTGTCAGGATCCGGTGGCCGCCGGGCGACGCGGCACCGACCTGCAGGTGACCGGTGCCTGGCCGGTTCCCGGCCGCCGCAGGCCCGGCGCACGCCGCACGCCCCGGCCGGCCCGGGGCCCTCCGGCCGGCGCAGCCAGGCCTTCAGCCGGTGCACATCTGCGCTCCGCCGAATGGCCACCGCGAGGCCAGCCCACTCGGGGAGACATACGGGTGCCACGCCAAACGCGTGACGGTCGTCCCGGACCTGCCCGGTGCGCGGCTTCCCGCGCCGGTCATCGCCCGCGAATCCCCGGAGAGTTCGCCATGACTGCAGTTACCACTCTCACGCTGCCGGCCGCCGTCCACGGCACCTCGGCGCCCACGACCCCGGCGGCCCCGGCGGCCCGCCGGGCCACTCCCGCACCGGCGCCCGTCTACACCGTCTCGCTGGCCCGCGACGAGGCCGACCTGCGGGCCTCGCAGCGGCTGCGCCACCAGGTCTTCGCCGAGGAGCTCGGCGCGGTGCTGGACACCCCGCTGCCCGGCTTCGACGTCGACCCGTTCGACGACTTCTGCGACCACCTGCTGGTGCGCGACGAGTCGACCGGCGAGGTGGTCGGCACCTACCGGCTGCTGCGCCCGGCGCAGGCGGCCCGGGCCGGACGCCTCTACTCCGACAGCGAGTTCGACCTGTCGAACCTGGCCGGCATCCGCGGTGACCTGGTCGAGGTCGGCCGCTCCTGCATCGCCGCCGAGCACCGCGGCAACGGCGCGGTCATCAACCTGATGTGGGGCGGCATCGCCCGCTACCTGACCGAGGCCGGGAACACCTGGATCGCCGGCTGCTGCTCCGTCCCCCTGTCTGACGGCGGCGGCACCGCGGCCGGGGTCTGGGACGCGATGGCCGCCCGGCACCTCGCCCCGGCGGAGTACCGGGTCCGTCCGCACCGCCCGTGGGACCCGAGCGGTATCGTCCGCCCGGCCCGGACCACCGTCCCGGCGCTGCTGCGCGGCTACCTGCGGCTCGGGGCCTGGGTCTGCGGCGAGCCCGCGTACGACGCCGACTTCGGCGTCAGCGACCTGTACGTGCTGCTCTCCCTGAAGCGCACCGACCCGCGCTACCTGCGGCACTTCCTGGCGGCCGGACAGCCCGCGCCGACCGGCCCGGCGGGACCGGCGGCATGAGCGCCTGGCTGCCGTCGGCCCCGTGCACCCCGCAGGCGTGCGTGGCGCTGCCGCCGGCGACGGTCTCCCTCGTCCGCCGGGTGCTGCGCTGCCTCGCGGGGTTCACCCTGCTGGCGGCCGGGATCGCGCTGGCCCCGCTGGTCCGCCGGCTCCCGGCACCGCTCGGGGCGCCGCTGGTCCGGGGCTGGTCGCTCACGGTGGCCGCGGCGCTCGGGGTGCGGGTCCGCGCCACCGGTGCGGCGGAGGCCGGGCGCGGCGGCGCGCTCGTGGTGGCCAACCACATCTCCTGGCTGGACATCCTGCTGATCGCCGCGGTCCGGCCGGGCCGGATGCTGGCCAAGTCGGAGGTCGCCCGGTGGCCGGTGGCCGGCCGTTTCGTCGCCTGGGGCGGGACGCTCTTCATCGACCGGGACAGGCTGCGCTCGCTGCCCGGCACCGTCGGGGAGATCGGCGCGGTACTGCGGCGCGGCGGGCGGGTGGTGGTCTTCCCGGAGGGCAGCACCTGGTGCGGCCGGGGCGGCGGCGGCCGGTTCCGGCCCGCGCTGTTCCAGGCCGCGATCGACGCGGGCGTGCCGGTGCAGCCGGTGACGATCCGTTACCGCCTGACGGACGGCTCCGCCACCAGCGCGCCGGCCTTCGTCGGCGACGACGGGATGCTGTCGTCCGTCTGGCGGGTGGTCGGCGCGCGCGGTCTGGTCGGGGAGCTGCAGCTCGCCGGGCCGATCACGGCGTCGCCGCACGTCGGTCGCCGGGTCCTGGCACAGGCCGCGCAGGCGGCGGTCGAACGCCGCGCCTGCGGCGGGCCGGTTCCCCCGCACACCGTTCGCCCCACCCCCGCCGCGGCGGGGGTCGCTCCCCGGCGCCGGGCCGCCCGCTGGGCCTGATCACGGGCCCCGCCGGCCCGCGCCGCCGGCCCGGCGGCACGGCCGGGCCGACGGCGCTCCCGGGCTCAGGTCGCGGCGCTCACGGTGGCCGGGCCCGGCGCGCTCTGGGACTGCGGCGGCGGTGAGACGGCGGCCGACGACGGCGGCCCGCTCAGCGAGGCCGGAGCGGAGGCCGGGCTGGACACCGCCGCGGACGAGGAGCCCGCCGAGTGGGGCGAGGAGGCACCGGAGGACGGCCCCGAGGTCGGCGGTGAGGACGGCCCGGACGCGGGCGAGGAGGACCCGCCGGAGGAGCCGGAGGGCTTCGAGCCGGACGGCGAGGAGGACGAGGAGGACGGGCTCGACGGGCCGGAGGACGAGGTGCTCGCGGAGGCCGACGGCGAGGCGCTGTTCACCGGCTTCGGGATCGGACGCCCGTGCTCGTCCACCACCACGATGGCGTCGGCCGGGGCCGGTGCGGGGACGATCACCACGACGGCGTCACTGTGGAAGCTCGCCCAGGGGACCCCGCCGTAGTCGGGCACACCCTTGTCGGGCGTCGGCGCCAGCAGCGGGTTGCCGCAGGCACAGCGGACCCGGGGCTCGCCGTGGGCGTCCACCAGGACGGCGGTGCCCGCCTGCAGGACGGCCTGGTACGGCACCGCCTTGCCGTCGGCGTAGCCGTGGTTGGTCACCCGGGTGTCCTCCCGCAGGACGACGGGCGCCAGGCCGTTCAGGTAGGACGGGATGGCGGACGTCTCGATCCCCTCGACCTGGGCCCAGGCCTTGGCCTTGTCCGGGCTGGCCTCCAGGAACCCGATGAGCTTCGGGACGTCGCAGCTGGCCACCGACTGCGAACCGCCGTACAGCCCCGCTTCGGCGCCGCTGCGGGTACCGCCGGCGCTCGGCGTTCCGGGGGACGCGGCGGGGCTGGTCGGCCCCTCCTGGACCGCGACCGAACCGGTGAACGGGTCCCTTCCGACATCGGCCACCGGCTGCAGCTCCACCTTCTCGGCCGCCTGGGCGCTCCCGCCGCCCGACTGGCTGCTGAGCAGCAGACCGACCAGCAGACCGACCACCGCGAGCCCCGCGACCGCGACGATCCCGCGGCGCCCGCGCCACCAGGGCCGATGCTCGCCGCCCCCGGAGCCGGCCACCGTCCGGGACGGCGGACCGGTCGGCGGGACGGGCGGAACTGCGCCCGACGAGGCCTTCCCGGCCGGCTCGGACGGCGACCGGACCGCCTCGGTGGGCGGGCCCCCGCTCTCGTCCGGCGGCGGGGTCGAGTCCGGTTCCGCACCCGAGTTCGGGCCGGAGAGCGGACCGGACGGCGGCCCGGAGGGCGAGCCTGACGGCGTGTCCGAGGACTGCGCGGACGGCGGCACCGACGGCCGCTCGGGCGGCTCGGACGGCGGGTCGGACGGCGGCGGGGAAGTCACCGGGCCTCCTCCGGATCGTGGCGAATCGGGGCGAATCAGATCACAGGCCCCCTGCCGCCTCATTCTGGGTGCCCCGCCGCCGGCCCGCGACTTCCCGTCCATCGGTTCGCCGTTCCCGGCGGCAGGCCCGAAGCTGGAGGGATCCGGCCGGTCCCGGCCGGGGCAGCCGGGGGGCCAGGCCTGCCAGGAGTCTTGGAATGCAACGGACCGACCGCCGGACCGACACCTCCGCGACGGAGTTGCAGCGCTGGCTCGCCGCCCTGGCGACGGTGCTCGCGACGCTCGCCGCGATGACCGTGGTGGCCGCCCTGGGGCTGTGGCTCGCGGGCGCCGACTCGCTGCCCGGCGGCGGGTTCGGCTCGGTGCTCGCCGCGACCGTGCTGATGGCCCTCGGGGTGCCCGCCCAGTTGGAGGGCGGTGCGGTCTTCGTGGCCACCGCGCAGGGCGGCATCACCGCGATCCCGCTCTCCGTCACGCTGGTCGGCGCACTGGTCGCCGGGGCGGTGTTCCTGCGTCCGCTCCGGCTGCACGCGGTGGTCGGACCGGGTGAACTGCTGGGCCGGGTGCTGCGGACGGCGGTCCTCTGGGTGGCCGCCGTGGTGCTGATCTCACTCGGGGCGCAGCACAGTTTCACCGTCTCCACCGGCGAGGAGCTGCTGGACGAGCTGGGCAGCCTGATCGGCGCCGAGCCGACGGTGGGCTTCAAGGTCGAGCCCTTCCCGGCGGCCGGTCTCGGGCTGCTGTGGCTGGTGGTGGTGCTGGCCCTGGCGCTCGCGGTGTCCCGGCGGGCCCCGCTGCCGAGCAGGCTGGTGCGCTTCCATTCGGCGGTACGGCCCGCCGCGCACGCCGTACTGACCCTGCTGCTGGTCTACGT
Proteins encoded:
- a CDS encoding maleylpyruvate isomerase family mycothiol-dependent enzyme codes for the protein MDYVSHFRREVRAFEVAVRRAAGRETVPLVPSCPGWSVSDLVLHLGSVHRVVTHVIRDRPSRVPDATDLGFLRLPEDTDGWPAPEHQPNLGPVPPGLGDWFTAGAAELAALFTDRDPAEEVWTWSPERSVGFWQRMQAIEAAVHRWDAEDAAGTARPVDAALARDAVAQTFTVMAPARRSWRQAPPGSGERYRLRESDGPGRWTAHFDGSQVLLGDGADRYDVELAGTASDLMLFLWGRLPADRLAVTGDRAVLDRYFTLVPPV
- a CDS encoding glycosyltransferase 87 family protein: MRLPATGRRAVVLLALAGATGLFLAVIPGHRGWFDVGVYYGTVRHWTDGGPLYDYVHPNSTMGFTYPPFAAVCMLPMALVGWHTAVAISVVLSALAAAALLRWLVDPVARRMGWNRWFAFGVAGCLFGLLEPVRDTFSFGQVNLLLVALVLADWRLLAGARGGAAPGREDGDAGRRRSRYAGIGIGLAAAFKLTPAVFILYLAVTRRRRAALVATGTAAAATLLGRMADPEASYAFWTDLLWHTDRVGSLGYVSNQSLQGMIVRLAPDLPGRAVWGLAVLCVLAVWGYRVHRAAAAGDEAGGFALTGLAACLISPITWVHHLVWALPALLLLAEAGLREPADSARRRRLLTAAVTGYVLLCSSVVWLWRFDTGGVGGLVGGSAYLWITLGLLLGLPIRPVRAAADPPGEDAVAGRPVPAGRTVGTAPGIHRPAGGESIGAGPSRSRRRTVGSGGRSRGELPEPEHSATRPI
- the mptB gene encoding polyprenol phosphomannose-dependent alpha 1,6 mannosyltransferase MptB; this translates as MPIRGVATDPYWCRTLGFAGTAVLAVGGLAAGALPIGVSYGPLRGHPRLGLLAAYFGLVLLVAGWLRLGRALRGPRPPGPRSLVLTLALWAAPLLAGPPLFSRDVYSYLAQGAMIDGGLDVYTHGPADLGGPLAEEVPAVWQSTPAPYGPVFLALAGAVARQAGQGVYLGVVGLRVVALLGVALLVWLTPRLARACGVDPGVALWLGALNPLLLLHLIAGAHNDAVMLGLLVAGLVLALTRRPVWAAGVVTLAALVKAPAALGLLPVAVLWADRLRGRARTVRAASATLAVALGTAAAVTAATGTGYGWVRALGTPVSAGNWSVTSALGRATDALAAALGAGPAESAVPLWRWLGLAGALLVLLYLWTGRDRPAPVHALGLSLAAVVVLGPALRPWYALWGVVVLAGAATGGRIRRWAAPASGVLALAVLPSGFPPEPSELAAAVAGGLLALSCLRLLPGGRTAPLALETPGGSPW
- a CDS encoding GNAT family N-acetyltransferase, encoding MTAVTTLTLPAAVHGTSAPTTPAAPAARRATPAPAPVYTVSLARDEADLRASQRLRHQVFAEELGAVLDTPLPGFDVDPFDDFCDHLLVRDESTGEVVGTYRLLRPAQAARAGRLYSDSEFDLSNLAGIRGDLVEVGRSCIAAEHRGNGAVINLMWGGIARYLTEAGNTWIAGCCSVPLSDGGGTAAGVWDAMAARHLAPAEYRVRPHRPWDPSGIVRPARTTVPALLRGYLRLGAWVCGEPAYDADFGVSDLYVLLSLKRTDPRYLRHFLAAGQPAPTGPAGPAA
- a CDS encoding lysophospholipid acyltransferase family protein, encoding MSAWLPSAPCTPQACVALPPATVSLVRRVLRCLAGFTLLAAGIALAPLVRRLPAPLGAPLVRGWSLTVAAALGVRVRATGAAEAGRGGALVVANHISWLDILLIAAVRPGRMLAKSEVARWPVAGRFVAWGGTLFIDRDRLRSLPGTVGEIGAVLRRGGRVVVFPEGSTWCGRGGGGRFRPALFQAAIDAGVPVQPVTIRYRLTDGSATSAPAFVGDDGMLSSVWRVVGARGLVGELQLAGPITASPHVGRRVLAQAAQAAVERRACGGPVPPHTVRPTPAAAGVAPRRRAARWA